In the genome of Dethiosulfovibrio faecalis, one region contains:
- a CDS encoding PLP-dependent aminotransferase family protein, producing the protein MIEIPLKKSSTVPLYRQMSDHLEKMIKSGAFSPGERLPGSRGFAKSLGVSRMTVMEAFRRLEDLGLIVQRGRSGAYVAGNVGEREKVRSRSSSRLTLAGELPSRSLIPAEELARIAKSVLYRRGADVLRENPTAGIEELRKALVVHGASRGIPADWQDVSVTSGGRQGLAVSFGALKSAGVSEILMDGLNYPDAWNLAMAEGLSVVPFSRPGDPRGDMESRSSHTALYLVPSFSNPTGHTMDGSIREQVLALSHRKGMWIVEDDAYGELRYGDSSVPALRAMDDGKRLIYLGSFSQALFPGIRLGYSLVSGEIRGRFLRSLAERGGPASSLVQHVLERFIVSGGLEEALERARLEMACRMRSLCTSLVASGLGSFSIPQGGIYLWLKTPGVSGKDLARLTSARGVEVAPGDSFSLKGEAVEAVRLSVSDISLNDIPEAVKVIAEAWRGQSSSLK; encoded by the coding sequence ATGATAGAAATACCGTTAAAAAAGAGCTCGACCGTTCCCCTATACCGTCAGATGTCCGATCATCTTGAGAAGATGATAAAAAGCGGTGCCTTTTCTCCGGGGGAAAGGCTTCCGGGAAGTCGAGGCTTTGCCAAGAGCCTGGGCGTCAGTCGAATGACGGTGATGGAGGCCTTCCGTCGTCTGGAGGACCTGGGATTGATAGTCCAAAGGGGACGAAGCGGGGCTTACGTCGCCGGTAACGTCGGGGAAAGGGAGAAGGTCAGGAGTCGTTCGTCTAGCAGGTTGACCTTGGCCGGCGAGCTGCCGTCTCGTTCTCTCATCCCGGCGGAGGAATTGGCCAGGATAGCCAAGTCGGTCCTCTACAGAAGGGGGGCGGATGTCCTGAGGGAAAATCCCACTGCCGGTATAGAGGAGCTCCGTAAAGCCTTGGTGGTCCATGGCGCTTCCAGAGGGATCCCGGCGGATTGGCAGGATGTTTCGGTTACCTCAGGCGGTCGTCAGGGATTGGCCGTTTCCTTCGGGGCTCTGAAATCCGCCGGAGTATCGGAGATCCTGATGGACGGGCTGAACTATCCCGATGCCTGGAACCTCGCCATGGCGGAGGGGCTTTCCGTCGTTCCCTTTTCCCGTCCCGGAGATCCCAGGGGGGACATGGAGAGTCGTTCCTCCCACACGGCCCTGTATCTGGTTCCCAGTTTTTCCAACCCCACCGGACATACCATGGACGGATCCATCAGGGAACAGGTCCTGGCACTGTCCCATAGAAAGGGAATGTGGATAGTGGAGGACGACGCCTACGGCGAGCTTCGTTACGGCGATTCAAGCGTCCCCGCTCTCAGAGCGATGGATGACGGGAAAAGGTTGATATATCTGGGATCCTTCAGTCAGGCGCTTTTTCCCGGAATACGTCTGGGCTATTCCCTGGTTTCAGGAGAGATAAGAGGTCGTTTTCTCCGTTCCCTTGCGGAAAGAGGCGGACCGGCTTCGTCTCTGGTACAGCACGTTTTGGAGAGGTTCATCGTTTCCGGCGGTCTGGAGGAGGCTCTGGAAAGGGCCAGACTTGAGATGGCCTGTAGGATGAGATCTCTCTGTACGTCTCTTGTCGCTTCGGGATTGGGCAGTTTTTCAATACCTCAGGGCGGCATCTATCTGTGGTTGAAGACCCCTGGCGTCAGTGGGAAGGATCTGGCTAGGCTGACCTCGGCCAGGGGGGTCGAGGTCGCCCCCGGAGATAGCTTTTCTCTGAAAGGCGAGGCGGTGGAGGCTGTTCGTCTCTCGGTGAGCGATATCTCCTTAAACGATATCCCTGAGGCGGTGAAGGTCATCGCCGAAGCGTGGAGAGGTCAGTCTTCGTCTTTGAAGTAA
- a CDS encoding GntR family transcriptional regulator has translation MKEPRLYTTSADYAYQELRHKIVTKQLKPGQRLPEVNIAVQMGVSRTPVREALRRLSSEGLVNIIPNSGARLASPTIKEMEDTFIVREKLECLSIAMAAERLGDRHLRRLEELVLDEVRAVEERNLEAYLEAYEWFHRTIADAGGNKVLAEFVGNILARTNAYVVFYDPFYEQDENPTLEEHRSILESLSHRDGEISVALMRAHLRRSMSCLKNPDSDD, from the coding sequence ATGAAGGAACCTCGGCTTTACACTACCTCTGCCGATTACGCTTACCAGGAGTTGAGACACAAGATAGTCACCAAGCAGCTTAAGCCCGGGCAGAGGCTTCCTGAGGTAAATATAGCGGTTCAGATGGGGGTGAGTCGGACTCCCGTTCGAGAAGCGCTGAGGCGTCTTTCCAGCGAAGGTCTGGTCAACATCATTCCCAACAGCGGAGCTCGTCTGGCTTCTCCTACCATAAAGGAGATGGAAGATACCTTCATAGTGAGGGAAAAATTGGAGTGTCTTTCCATCGCCATGGCAGCCGAGAGGTTGGGGGACCGTCATTTGAGACGACTGGAGGAGCTTGTCCTGGACGAGGTCAGAGCCGTCGAAGAGAGGAATTTAGAGGCCTATCTGGAAGCTTACGAGTGGTTCCACCGTACAATAGCCGATGCCGGGGGCAATAAGGTTTTGGCCGAGTTCGTGGGAAACATACTCGCCAGGACCAACGCCTATGTAGTCTTTTACGATCCGTTCTACGAACAGGACGAAAATCCCACCTTGGAGGAACACAGATCCATACTGGAGTCCCTGTCCCATCGAGACGGGGAGATCTCGGTAGCCCTTATGAGAGCTCATCTGAGGCGATCCATGTCCTGTCTGAAAAATCCGGACTCGGACGATTGA